TATGAAAATGCATATCTTTTTGTTCTGGATCAGGAACGTGTGTTACATAATCTGGGCGTGGAAGGATATTATCAGGATTGGTCCAATGGTTCTTTGTATGGACTGATGGATATCCGCAAATTTGAATGGGATGTGGAACTGACAAAACAGCTGGGAATTGACCCGGATAAACTTCCACAACTGGTTCCTTCCGGAAAAGTATTAGGTAAAGTATCCAAAGAAGCGGCTGAGTTAACCGGTTTCGCAGAAGGAACACTTCTTGTATCCGGTGCCGGAGATCAGCAGTGTGCAGGAATTGGAGCAGGTGCTATTAAAGACGGTGTCATAGAAGTAACAATGGGTACCGCAGGTGTTACATTAGGTTATATGGGACAGGCAAATCTGGATCCATCTATGAAGATGCCATGTGCAGCTCACGCAATTGCAGGAAAATGGGAAAGTGAAGGCCTTCAGAACGCAGCTGGTGCAGCATTCAAATGGTATCGGAATGAATTTGCATTCCCGGAAGCACAAAAGGCAGCAGCAGAAGGACTGGATGTATATGATCTGATCGATGAACAGATCGAACAGGTAGAACCTGGATGTAACGGATTGATTTTCCTTCCATATCTGGCAAGTTCTGCAGCACCGAACTGGGATGCATTTGCAAGAGGAACCTTTGTTGGATTTAACCTGGGACATGGACGGGCTGACATGGCAAGAGCCATTTTAGAAGGTGTTACTTTTGAAGCACGTGAAATTATTGACCGAATGATTTCAAACGGAATGGTTGTAAATGAAATCTGCTTAAGCGGCGGCGGTTCAAAGGGAGCTGTCTGGTGTCAGATTCAGGCTGATATTTACGGAAAGCCATGTACCTCTCTGGATGTTGAAGAAGCAACCACATTAGGCGCAGCTATTTTAGCAGCTTTAGGCGCAGGACTTTTTGATGATGTAGAACAGGCAGTAGATAAAATGCTGAAACGGAAAAAAGTCTATGAACCAAATATGGAAAACCATGCATTATACAATAAGTATTTTGAACTTTATAAAAAATCCTATCAGGCATTAAGCAGTGCAGGCATTTATGAAGATCTGGTAAAAACAGCATTGAACAAATAATTCTATTTGAGGAGGCTCGATATGAATGAATTAAAACAAAGGGTTTTATCCGATGTGAAAATGTTTGTTCTGGATATGGACGGCACATTTTATCTGGGCGATCAGCTGATTGAAGGTTCATTAGAATTTATTGATAAGGTAAAAGAGACCGGAAGAGATTTTATCTTTTTTACCAA
This window of the Mediterraneibacter butyricigenes genome carries:
- a CDS encoding FGGY-family carbohydrate kinase → MSKYVCGIDIGTTGVKVMIFDMDGTAISSTYSEYPCTFPQTGWVEQDGNMTWQRTCETSKKAIEKSGLDPKEIVAIGLSTQRCTVTPIDKDGNPLCDAISWQDSRSFEEVEDIKRIVGEEKFYEITGYPLGTVLSVTEIMWWKKHKPEIYENAYLFVLDQERVLHNLGVEGYYQDWSNGSLYGLMDIRKFEWDVELTKQLGIDPDKLPQLVPSGKVLGKVSKEAAELTGFAEGTLLVSGAGDQQCAGIGAGAIKDGVIEVTMGTAGVTLGYMGQANLDPSMKMPCAAHAIAGKWESEGLQNAAGAAFKWYRNEFAFPEAQKAAAEGLDVYDLIDEQIEQVEPGCNGLIFLPYLASSAAPNWDAFARGTFVGFNLGHGRADMARAILEGVTFEAREIIDRMISNGMVVNEICLSGGGSKGAVWCQIQADIYGKPCTSLDVEEATTLGAAILAALGAGLFDDVEQAVDKMLKRKKVYEPNMENHALYNKYFELYKKSYQALSSAGIYEDLVKTALNK